The following coding sequences are from one Eleginops maclovinus isolate JMC-PN-2008 ecotype Puerto Natales chromosome 13, JC_Emac_rtc_rv5, whole genome shotgun sequence window:
- the s100s gene encoding S100 calcium binding protein S isoform X1 produces the protein MPDTIMSKEPSSNLESAMQMLIKTFHKYSGKEGDKYTLSRGELKELLLEELGTYLGGSSKDNEAVEKVMNDLDANNDGEVDFTEFIILMGALTVACNDFFLDCKTDEKPKEGESAEKKN, from the exons ATGCCGGACACAAT TATGTCCAAGGAGCCCAGTTCCAACCTGGAGAGTGCCATGCAGATGCTCATAAAGACCTTCCACAAGTACTCCGGGAAGGAGGGCGACAAGTACACGCTCAGTCGGGGTGAACTGAAGGAGCTGTTACTAGAGGAGCTGGGGACTTACTTAGGG GGCTCCTCCAAAGATAATGAAGCAGTTGAGAAGGTGATGAACGACTTGGACGCCAATAACGATGGGGAGGTGGACTTCACCGAGTTCATCATCCTCATGGGCGCCCTCACTGTCGCCTGCAACGACTTCTTCCTGGATTGCAAAACAGATGAGAAACCAAAGGAAGGCGAGTCGGCGGAGAAGAAGAATTGA
- the s100s gene encoding S100 calcium binding protein S isoform X2, with protein MSKEPSSNLESAMQMLIKTFHKYSGKEGDKYTLSRGELKELLLEELGTYLGGSSKDNEAVEKVMNDLDANNDGEVDFTEFIILMGALTVACNDFFLDCKTDEKPKEGESAEKKN; from the exons ATGTCCAAGGAGCCCAGTTCCAACCTGGAGAGTGCCATGCAGATGCTCATAAAGACCTTCCACAAGTACTCCGGGAAGGAGGGCGACAAGTACACGCTCAGTCGGGGTGAACTGAAGGAGCTGTTACTAGAGGAGCTGGGGACTTACTTAGGG GGCTCCTCCAAAGATAATGAAGCAGTTGAGAAGGTGATGAACGACTTGGACGCCAATAACGATGGGGAGGTGGACTTCACCGAGTTCATCATCCTCATGGGCGCCCTCACTGTCGCCTGCAACGACTTCTTCCTGGATTGCAAAACAGATGAGAAACCAAAGGAAGGCGAGTCGGCGGAGAAGAAGAATTGA
- the pbxip1a gene encoding pre-B-cell leukemia transcription factor-interacting protein 1 isoform X2, whose product MSDNCNSTGSSGSSTNSWTLLSPEEAAVENVGPVDDGTESLGDAPSLSEDVTGAAASEIPIETVLSEEGHQVCQETSPEPSEIIIPSSPLRMSPVPPNLLDTPDLDLESQAPVIHDIVTSSPNDNEHLGATPFVTNMDMGATLDVPASELLEAEPGDSCTAPPLTDIPASTEEELETPADIGMIPVSPAVEGPDFITKPEVSIPNETLTATDPLSHVEDDISFVPEGPEPPSYVPDTESLVTESPINESPAPETVGPLEAEEKGEEDEEEEEEEEEKEEKEKEKEKEQEMKKEEEEAAVEKEELDTSETMTQYERGEEEEEEDPSSSFDDGIRRRNVPSYGAQRTRTSDEDDEDEEMEFKLAEKKEEKPWLSLNKCIVGSLILLFLGSLFLSGDFDASELSDVEQSQDWLSGDPQDMKELLDKLTQENQQIAQLEAQLQSQKVELDSALKAVAVSGDEKGKADLEKENVKLKDELSSLPELKKELESLRSRVTELSQLTADQEMPPATSSSAPQPSGREGQSNQIETEPERKKDTYDGGRLKEELHKQKVLLEESKKRLQGMKKNGGDRKRVRDSLEEIQKRLSEQVERWGKKKPQEPQWKGNKGKINEQWKKDEKKEWRGEKDGKREGGRREKEEKKQNSHKEAWRKNQDEWEHKKDERRMDREERRKEKPWHSRPGKSFHNHNLHHHHHHHQPHHSHQQPHHSHQPNQPHQPHQHKHSDFWRDQEQKLRRSVRPQPGCISVEDCAGKEGLYPVELPEFEELIEGYLSKLEGSSPESKDKIRKLTAEFFEDGVFIHDRVLFSDFAEDVADILEDMVDILESKGLKDDDSLEEEMEEFEREALWKFAVTA is encoded by the exons ATGTCTGACAACTGCAACAGCACAGGCAGCAGCGGCTCCTCCACTAACAGCTGGACCCTGCTCTCCCCTGAG GAAGCTGCTGTGGAGAATGTTGGGCCAGTAGACGACGGCACTGAGAGCCTTGGAGACGCCCCGAGTCTCTCTGAAGATGTGACAG gagctgctgcaagTGAAATCCCAATAGAAACTGTCCTGTCGGAAGAAGGCCATCAG GTGTGTCAAGAGACCTCTCCAGAGCCCAGTGAAATAATCATCCCATCTAGTCCACTCCGGATGAGTCCTGTCCCGCCCAACCTTCTTGATACTCCAGACCTCGACCTGGAGAGTCAGGCTCCGGTTATCCATGATATTGTAACCAGCTCCCCCAATGACAATGAGCACCTGGGAGCCACACCCTTTGTCACCAACATGGATATGGGGGCTACACTTGATGTCCCTGCTTCTGAACTGCTGGAAGCTGAGCCTGGGGATTCCTGCACCGCTCCTCCCCTGACTGATATTCCCGCCTCTACAGAAGAAGAGCTTGAAACGCCTGCTGATATTGGGATGATTCCTGTCAGCCCTGCTGTGGAGGGTCCTGACTTCATTACTAAACCTGAGGTCAGCATCCCCAATGAGACCCTCACAGCCACAGATCCTCTCTCTCATGTTGAAGATGATATTAGCTTTGTTCCTGAGGGTCCAGAGCCCCCAAGCTACGTCCCAGACACTGAGAGTCTGGTAACAGAAAGCCCCATCAATGAAAGTCCTGCACCTGAGACTGTTGGTCCATTAGAGgcagaggagaagggagaggaggatgaggaggaagaggaggaggaggaggagaaggaggagaaggagaaggagaaggagaaggaacaAGAAatgaagaaggaagaggaggaggcagctgTGGAAAAGGAGGAGTTGGACACCTCTGAGACAATGACCCAGTatgagagaggagaagaagaagaggaagaag ATCCATCTAGTAGCTTTGATGATGGAATTAGGAGGAGGAATGTCCCGTCCTACGGGGCGCAGAGAACTAGAACATCAGATGAGGACGATGAAGATGAGGAAATGGAGTTCAAGCTGGctgagaaaaaggaggaaaagccGTGGTTGTCCTTGAACAAGTGCATTGTGGGTTCTCTGATCCTGCTCTTCTTAGGTTCCCTCTTTCTGTCAG GTGACTTTGACGCCTCTGAACTGAGTGATGTAGAACAAAGCCAG GACTGGCTTAGCGGTGATCCACAGGATATGAAAGAGCTATTGGATAAACTGACACAGGAAAACCAGCAAATCGCTCAGCTAGAAGCTCAGCTACAG tcTCAGAAAGTAGAACTGGACTCGGCCCTGAAGGCAGTGGCAGTGAGCGGTGATGAGAAGGGTAAAGCAGatctggaaaaagaaaatgtaaagctgaAGGACGAGCTGTCATCTCTGCCTGAGTTGAAGAAAGAGCTGGAAAGTCTGAGGTCCAGGGTGACTGAACTCAGCCAGCTCACAG CTGATCAGGAAATGCCTCCCGCTACCTCGAGCTCAGCTCCTCAGCCCAGTGGCAGAGAGGGTCAGAGTAACCAGATAGAAACTGAACCCGAGAGGAAGAAGGACACATATGATGGAGGAAGGCTGAAGGAAGAACTCCACAAGCAGAAAGTTCTTCTTGAGGAGAGCAAGAAGAGACTGCAAGGGATGAAGAAAAATGGAGGTGACAGGAAACGAGTGAGGGATAGCTTGGAGGAGATCCAGAAGAGGCTTTCTGAACAGGTGGAGAGGTGGGGTAAGAAGAAGCCACAGGAGCCCCAATGGAAAGGAAACAAGGGGAAAATTAATGAGCAGTGGAAGAAAGACGAGAAGAAAgagtggagaggagagaaagatgggaagagagagggaggccggagagaaaaagaagagaagaagcaaAACTCTCATAAAGAGGCGTGGAGGAAAAATCAGGATGAGTGGGAGCACAAGAAGGACGAGCGCAGGatggacagagaggagaggaggaaggagaaaccATGGCACAGCAGACCTGGCAAGAGCTTCCACAACCACAACctccaccatcaccaccaccaccaccagccccATCACTCCCACCAGCAGCCCCATCACTCCCACCAACCCAATCAGCCTCACCAGCCTCACCAGCACAAGCACAGCGACTTCTGGAGGGACCAGGAGCAGAAGCTCAGACGCAGTGTGCGCCCCCAGCCGGGCTGCATCTCGGTAGAGGACTGCGCCGGCAAGGAGGGGCTCTACCCGGTGGAGCTGCCCGAGTTCGAGGAGCTGATAGAGGGATACCTGAGCAAGCTCGAGGGGTCCTCGCCTGAGAGCAAAGACAAGATCAGGAAGCTGACGGCGGAGTTCTTCGAGGACGGCGTGTTCATCCACGACAGGGTCCTTTTCAGTGACTTTGCCGAGGACGTGGCAGACATCCTGGAGGACATGGTGGACATTTTGGAGAGCAAAGGGCTGAAGGACGACGACTCCCtcgaggaggagatggaggagttTGAAAGGGAGGCCCTGTGGAAGTTTGCCGTCACGGCTTGA
- the s100a11 gene encoding protein S100-A11 translates to MEAAICTFVTQFKVYAGKDGASSTLSREEFHNLVTSQLPNYVKNASDPETIDQLMGSLDENNDGELTFLEFWQLIGKLANKQGGFTE, encoded by the exons ATGGAAGCTGCCATCTGCACCTTTGTCACCCAGTTTAAGGTGTACGCTGGGAAAGATGGAGCCTCCAGCACTCTGAGCAGAGAGGAATTCCACAACCTAGTGACCTCTCAGCTGCCCAACTATGTTAAG AATGCCAGCGACCCAGAGACCATTGATCAGCTCATGGGCTCGCTGGATGAAAACAACGATGGGGAGCTGACTTTCCTCGAATTCTGGCAGCTGATTGGAAAACTGGCAAACAAGCAAGGAGGCTTCACCGAGTAG
- the s100u gene encoding S100 calcium binding protein U, translating to MESAIQTMVKVFLKSTKGKESLGKNQFQNLVKNQLSNILSDTDSKEAVNNMGQGLDADQDGKVGFEEYMKLVGYLAVSLSDQRTAAKEEPAQNNASEQVALDKEEVKPEANAEAKEETKPEANEEAKVDAVAKIKVEENLVAKAEAKVEIKSEEETHPEAAKEEEKPAAAVVTAALEEATPTVEMVVKEVVVKEEEIKVETEKVEEAVEKLADAVEEEAEKKIEEATS from the exons ATGGAGTCTGCTATTCAGACCATGGTGAAGGTCTTCCTGAAGTCAACCAAAGGAAAGGAGAGTCTAGGAAAGAATCAGTTCCAGAACCTCGTCAAAAACCAGCTCTCCAACATCCTTTCG GATACAGATAGCAAGGAGGCGGTCAACAACATGGGCCAGGGTCTGGATGCCGACCAGGACGGCAAGGTTGGTTTTGAGGAATACATGAAGCTGGTCGGCTACTTGGCTGTCTCGCTCAGTGATCAACGTACAGCTGCCAAAGAGGAGCCTGCTCAAAATAATGCTTCCGAACAAGTGGCTCTCGACAAAGAGGAGGTGAAGCCAGAGGCAAACGCAGAGGCCAAAGAGGAAACAAAGCCAGAAGCGAATGAAGAGGCAAAGGTAGACGCAGTTGCTAAAATAAAGGTAGAAGAAAATCTAGTTGCTAAGGCAGAAGCAAAGGTAGAAATAAAGTCAGAGGAGGAAACGCATCCTGAGGCAgcgaaggaggaggagaaaccaGCCGCAGCAGTGGTGACAGCAGCATTAGAGGAGGCAACACCGACGGTGGAAATGGTTGTGAAAGAAGTGGTGGTGAAAGAAGAGGAGATCAAGGTGGAAACAGAAAAGGTGGAGGAAGCCGTTGAGAAGCTGGCTGATGCTGTGGAGGAAGAAGCGGAGAAGAAGATCGAGGAGGCAACCTCATAG
- the pbxip1a gene encoding pre-B-cell leukemia transcription factor-interacting protein 1 isoform X1 → MSDNCNSTGSSGSSTNSWTLLSPEEAAVENVGPVDDGTESLGDAPSLSEDVTGAAASEIPIETVLSEEGHQVCQETSPEPSEIIIPSSPLRMSPVPPNLLDTPDLDLESQAPVIHDIVTSSPNDNEHLGATPFVTNMDMGATLDVPASELLEAEPGDSCTAPPLTDIPASTEEELETPADIGMIPVSPAVEGPDFITKPEVSIPNETLTATDPLSHVEDDISFVPEGPEPPSYVPDTESLVTESPINESPAPETVGPLEAEEKGEEDEEEEEEEEEKEEKEKEKEKEQEMKKEEEEAAVEKEELDTSETMTQYERGEEEEEEDPSSSFDDGIRRRNVPSYGAQRTRTSDEDDEDEEMEFKLAEKKEEKPWLSLNKCIVGSLILLFLGSLFLSGFLSDLNNGDFDASELSDVEQSQDWLSGDPQDMKELLDKLTQENQQIAQLEAQLQSQKVELDSALKAVAVSGDEKGKADLEKENVKLKDELSSLPELKKELESLRSRVTELSQLTADQEMPPATSSSAPQPSGREGQSNQIETEPERKKDTYDGGRLKEELHKQKVLLEESKKRLQGMKKNGGDRKRVRDSLEEIQKRLSEQVERWGKKKPQEPQWKGNKGKINEQWKKDEKKEWRGEKDGKREGGRREKEEKKQNSHKEAWRKNQDEWEHKKDERRMDREERRKEKPWHSRPGKSFHNHNLHHHHHHHQPHHSHQQPHHSHQPNQPHQPHQHKHSDFWRDQEQKLRRSVRPQPGCISVEDCAGKEGLYPVELPEFEELIEGYLSKLEGSSPESKDKIRKLTAEFFEDGVFIHDRVLFSDFAEDVADILEDMVDILESKGLKDDDSLEEEMEEFEREALWKFAVTA, encoded by the exons ATGTCTGACAACTGCAACAGCACAGGCAGCAGCGGCTCCTCCACTAACAGCTGGACCCTGCTCTCCCCTGAG GAAGCTGCTGTGGAGAATGTTGGGCCAGTAGACGACGGCACTGAGAGCCTTGGAGACGCCCCGAGTCTCTCTGAAGATGTGACAG gagctgctgcaagTGAAATCCCAATAGAAACTGTCCTGTCGGAAGAAGGCCATCAG GTGTGTCAAGAGACCTCTCCAGAGCCCAGTGAAATAATCATCCCATCTAGTCCACTCCGGATGAGTCCTGTCCCGCCCAACCTTCTTGATACTCCAGACCTCGACCTGGAGAGTCAGGCTCCGGTTATCCATGATATTGTAACCAGCTCCCCCAATGACAATGAGCACCTGGGAGCCACACCCTTTGTCACCAACATGGATATGGGGGCTACACTTGATGTCCCTGCTTCTGAACTGCTGGAAGCTGAGCCTGGGGATTCCTGCACCGCTCCTCCCCTGACTGATATTCCCGCCTCTACAGAAGAAGAGCTTGAAACGCCTGCTGATATTGGGATGATTCCTGTCAGCCCTGCTGTGGAGGGTCCTGACTTCATTACTAAACCTGAGGTCAGCATCCCCAATGAGACCCTCACAGCCACAGATCCTCTCTCTCATGTTGAAGATGATATTAGCTTTGTTCCTGAGGGTCCAGAGCCCCCAAGCTACGTCCCAGACACTGAGAGTCTGGTAACAGAAAGCCCCATCAATGAAAGTCCTGCACCTGAGACTGTTGGTCCATTAGAGgcagaggagaagggagaggaggatgaggaggaagaggaggaggaggaggagaaggaggagaaggagaaggagaaggagaaggaacaAGAAatgaagaaggaagaggaggaggcagctgTGGAAAAGGAGGAGTTGGACACCTCTGAGACAATGACCCAGTatgagagaggagaagaagaagaggaagaag ATCCATCTAGTAGCTTTGATGATGGAATTAGGAGGAGGAATGTCCCGTCCTACGGGGCGCAGAGAACTAGAACATCAGATGAGGACGATGAAGATGAGGAAATGGAGTTCAAGCTGGctgagaaaaaggaggaaaagccGTGGTTGTCCTTGAACAAGTGCATTGTGGGTTCTCTGATCCTGCTCTTCTTAGGTTCCCTCTTTCTGTCAG GTTTCCTCTCTGACCTCAATAATG GTGACTTTGACGCCTCTGAACTGAGTGATGTAGAACAAAGCCAG GACTGGCTTAGCGGTGATCCACAGGATATGAAAGAGCTATTGGATAAACTGACACAGGAAAACCAGCAAATCGCTCAGCTAGAAGCTCAGCTACAG tcTCAGAAAGTAGAACTGGACTCGGCCCTGAAGGCAGTGGCAGTGAGCGGTGATGAGAAGGGTAAAGCAGatctggaaaaagaaaatgtaaagctgaAGGACGAGCTGTCATCTCTGCCTGAGTTGAAGAAAGAGCTGGAAAGTCTGAGGTCCAGGGTGACTGAACTCAGCCAGCTCACAG CTGATCAGGAAATGCCTCCCGCTACCTCGAGCTCAGCTCCTCAGCCCAGTGGCAGAGAGGGTCAGAGTAACCAGATAGAAACTGAACCCGAGAGGAAGAAGGACACATATGATGGAGGAAGGCTGAAGGAAGAACTCCACAAGCAGAAAGTTCTTCTTGAGGAGAGCAAGAAGAGACTGCAAGGGATGAAGAAAAATGGAGGTGACAGGAAACGAGTGAGGGATAGCTTGGAGGAGATCCAGAAGAGGCTTTCTGAACAGGTGGAGAGGTGGGGTAAGAAGAAGCCACAGGAGCCCCAATGGAAAGGAAACAAGGGGAAAATTAATGAGCAGTGGAAGAAAGACGAGAAGAAAgagtggagaggagagaaagatgggaagagagagggaggccggagagaaaaagaagagaagaagcaaAACTCTCATAAAGAGGCGTGGAGGAAAAATCAGGATGAGTGGGAGCACAAGAAGGACGAGCGCAGGatggacagagaggagaggaggaaggagaaaccATGGCACAGCAGACCTGGCAAGAGCTTCCACAACCACAACctccaccatcaccaccaccaccaccagccccATCACTCCCACCAGCAGCCCCATCACTCCCACCAACCCAATCAGCCTCACCAGCCTCACCAGCACAAGCACAGCGACTTCTGGAGGGACCAGGAGCAGAAGCTCAGACGCAGTGTGCGCCCCCAGCCGGGCTGCATCTCGGTAGAGGACTGCGCCGGCAAGGAGGGGCTCTACCCGGTGGAGCTGCCCGAGTTCGAGGAGCTGATAGAGGGATACCTGAGCAAGCTCGAGGGGTCCTCGCCTGAGAGCAAAGACAAGATCAGGAAGCTGACGGCGGAGTTCTTCGAGGACGGCGTGTTCATCCACGACAGGGTCCTTTTCAGTGACTTTGCCGAGGACGTGGCAGACATCCTGGAGGACATGGTGGACATTTTGGAGAGCAAAGGGCTGAAGGACGACGACTCCCtcgaggaggagatggaggagttTGAAAGGGAGGCCCTGTGGAAGTTTGCCGTCACGGCTTGA